The genomic interval ATCTCTGGCTGAAACAACATACTGGGTCCTGGGTCCTGCTGGCTTGTATGAAGGCCATGGAGGGATACTGaccgactaccaccaccatcacttctaccaccaccaccatcacttctgcCACCATTACTTGCATCTCCGGCACTCTCTCTTATCACTCTTGCATCCTCAGAAACAGTTGGTGGTAACGATGTTGGGAAGACGTTTTCATGTGATGGTGTGCAGCAGTGGCCTGGTGGTAGGAATGTGGGTTCTGGTGAGGTAGATCATGATTCCCAGGTGATTCCCAGCCTCGCCATAGCCCGAAGCCGTTGCTATTTTCCGCTACAGGTCTGCTTTCAAGCTTACATGTCTTATCTCTCGCTCCATCGCCATCTTGAGTCAACCACTGCCACACTCGCTCTCCTGCCACCCTATCACCATGACTACCTGAACTGTTGACCTTTGCTTCGCAATCTGACACACCATTCAGTAATTTAATGCTTCCTTCCACCGGTGCTGCACGACGCCACATTCCTTGCTGCCCAATCACATCACTACGACCACcatttccattccattccattccctgCCACATGCTTTTTTCTGGGGCAATAGAAGGAGCGTTTTCCTCCACGGTGGGCCCATAGAGTGTCGCATCTTGCACTAAACTGTAGTTGTCCATGGAGTAGCTGGGAATCACGAGCTGCTGGGGGAGTGCAAACATTGTAAAATAATAGGAAGTTAGTGCTTTGGAGAAGGTTCTATTTTAATGAAGACTATGTTGAGGGTGACAAGATGGTGATTCACGGAGGTTAgagatgtatttcatgtatttcttggtgTTTTGTTTGATGTTTGTTATGGAAATGTCGAGTAATGAATGTGTCGCGGCGGTGAAgtaagtgatggtgaaggtagtATActgaaaggaacacacacatcttcctattcctttcctttgttacaatgccaaataagaacaaaaattcAGCAttcctacagtgtgtgtgtgtgtgtgtgtgtgtgtgtgtgtgtgtgtgtgtgtgtgtgtgtgtgtgtgtgtgtgtgtgtgtgtgtgtgtgatgagagagagagagagagagagagagagagagagagagagagagggggctttCCACTGACCAATAAGTATTCTGAGGATAGGTTTTCAAGTATGTAAAGTCACCTGTCGTGAGGAAGAGGCGGACggcgggagttgagatgtgctgTCACCCTCCCCCTGCATTTGGCCACTGCACTTGTTGGGGTCACCGTACAGTTGACGGTGACAGTTACGGACAAGAGACACAAGGTAGTGTTGTGTGGGCTCACCTAAAGGAAAGATGTGGTCTTGATATCAGTGAAGCATAAAATAtactgaaaattctctctctctctctctctctctctctctctctgtgtgtgtgtgtgtgtgtgtgtgtgtgtgtgtgtgtgtgtgtgtgtgtgtgtgtgtgtgtgtgtgtgtgatcctagTAACCAAACACACGAGGAAACACATTACTACCTGCTTCCCCAGTGTGTTGCTGCTTGTCCTgctgcttccctctcctcttagtGGCTGTGTTTCCAACATAGCTGTTAGTACGTTGTCTAGAGGGCGTCAGGTCGTCAGGGTGGAGCAGCCCTGGTATTTCTAATCTGGTAAatgaatcatatatatatatatatatatatatatatatatatatatatatatatatatatatatatatatatattctctctctctctctctctctctctctctctctctctctctctctctctctctctctgcatgcatttatatatatatatatatatatatatatatatatatatatatatatatatatatatatatatatatatataaaatgcagagagagagagagagagagagtgtgtgtgtgtgtgtgtgtgtgtacctttgcctcttttttctcctcctagtCTCCTGCTGCTCCCCTTCTTCATTTTGCTCCTGTCCTGTCACGTTATCGCCGCCACCAGTAGCACGGCTGATCTGGTTAGTATTGATGTCAGCAAGAGGCTGCCTACCGTGTACCTGCCGGAATGATAAGGAGACCATTTGATTGGAGCTTTAAGAGGAGGTAAACGGCGCCAGTGAATGTTCCTGGCCCAGCTGAACCGAGTTTTCTAAAGGCATGATGACTGCAATCGAAGTCTACCTAACTGCTTTATCTGCTAAGAGTCAAGTTAGTCGTATTTACTTGCATTCACCACCTCCATCCTTCAGATTCCTATTACATAAAGTATTTCCATGGTTCTCAAATACGCATCTCGTTTGTTAGAGTtgttaattgtaaagaaaaaaaattgtaaagaaaaaaaattgtaaagaaaaaaaaaagtaatggagtCACGCTGTTACCATATAAATGCTTCATCCATAAATAGTCACCTTTGATTTGCTTCCCGtgccatcacatcaccactggCAAGGATGACAAAAACTCCGCCAGTGGTTTGCTTGTTATATTGTACACATTTACTCAGACTTCAGTGTTGTCCGTCCTCATTCTGTCTTATTATTTGAACATTATATATTTGTAAAGCctattgtgtgtgtggcacGTGAGTTACTGTATACCTACCAATGGCGCGTAATCTCATGTTGTTTGGCTGACATGTGCGTCTAACatcatcttttgttttatttcaatgttttaGTAGAACTCACCTCATTCCTGTGTCTTGTTGCACTTTTGTATTTGATACCAAATTTCACACCAGGCATcagtttatcttctttcctccatttcataTCGCCCAGTAGCCTTCCTATGTCCATTTCCACGCCAGCTGACGGAACGACTGTCATTATGCCGTACTTCGCTTTATTTGTTATGTTTAAAATGAAAATCCCATTAAcagtataagaaaaataaggatgacAGTGCTTGTATTATTAATGGATTTTCAGCAATCTGATTGCCAGAATTATCTTTTCAGTTGTGTAGTATTGCCAATTGTTAGGCTTTCTGCTCTGCATTTATCTTTATCTGTATTGTGAGGATATCCGTCCAAGTGTTGTTATGTTGATCATAAAATCTTGTtcactgaaaaagaaatataatatgtAACAAATTGTGTCCCTTCAGCAGGACATGTTACCGGTACCAGTGTTACAAACAAAGCCACATAAAAGTACAGGAAGGAATACAAACGTAACAGCAGCCACATGCATGGACCTGCTGTGGCCATGGGACTGTTTTCACCTCTCAACCTATCATCAGCCATACAAGAGAGTCAAAGACTATGGCCTGAGCCGTACTACGTCCTGCAGTGTTGACCACTTGACCAGCCTAAGGCACCGCGGGAGCTGAGAACAGTGAGAGGGCAGGAGGCAATCACTGAGCACTGAGCTATGAGGCATGAGCAGCTTCACCTTGGGTTGTGTCCAGTGCTGGGCTGCTGCTACTGCAGGGAGAGTCACTCTAGGTGAGCCCCTCTCTACTCTGGCCTCCTCACCTACACTGGCTAGCATTTTCCTTCACATGATATATACTCTCTGTTATGTCATTTcaacattttcccttcctcttttattcacgTACCCTCAGATAGCCAGCGTCTCATTAGGTAAGAGCTCAGCATTGACACcctcacagttttttttttttctatgaaatTAATCTAATATTGATCTTGATGTGTTTTAAACAAGATTGCTTAGTCAAAAGCgagatattgtgttgctttCAGATTTGAAGGAATAAGCTATGCATTGTATTTTGACATTTTACCTTGCTTGCATTTCCATTTCCCAACTTGTACTTAACTCCTTATGTTACTTCAATTATTTTGTAGAgtgtagactctctctctctctctctctctctctctctctctctctctctctctctctatatatatatatatatatatatatatatatatatatatatatatatatatatatatatatatatatatatatatatatatatatatatgcatgtgtaAGTGTGTTCGTTAGAACAAGCTCACAAGTTATATATGAAATGAACAAGAATAAAcagattttcttcttcatttgtttcttgTAATGTTTCATCTTTTCTGCAGTCATCACTCATCACTAGGCATTGCATGGTGTGGAGAAAGTGTGGAGTCCTCACTGTATGACGAACCAGTCATGTATTAAATCTTCTGAGACACAAGTATGAAGAGTGatccatcatatttttttttttttttttttttctatgctggcttatagcacctgtaggttaAAGAGTATTGGAAacactgttaagcttccacacATTAGTggtgcaagcaattttattcatagtggtacccatattaggacccatatcaccacccagttgcatctttggtgtaacatgtaggtaatttaaaaccactcgacaaatgacaaagtatgaatgcgatacgtggtgggattcaaatcAAAtacgtggatgtctgcccgatctcaagctcaccaccttatccactatgccaccacctcccATACTTGAATGAGGTTCTTTGGCATTGTTCAGACATTCAAGTAATGGGATGGTTCACTCTTCATATGGATGTATCTCAGAGGTGGTATATACATAGCTGACTCGTTATATAGTGAGGACAACTCCATTCACCGTACACGCAATGCAATGTCTGGCGATGTCTTCTGCGATGATAAAACTTTCCAAGAAATaattggacagagagagagcagtaatccTGCTTGGCCACAAAAATTGCACACAGTCTTAGAAATACTTACTTTTTAagaattattgttttttgttaacAATTATTTATCTCCTAATTGTATTTTCACTTCCCTACTCAATTTTGTCTTCAAGTACAACAATTACATAATTTCTCATGACATTCATAAAAAGAAGCTTCCTAACCCTGGATGTGGTAATATTTAGAGCTCTGTGGCATTGGTGTGGCCACACCTTGAATATGGTGATCAGGTGTGTGCCCATATAAGATAAAGGATGTGAAATTAATCAAAGTAGTACAGAGGAGAGCCACTAAGTTGGTACCAACGTTAAGGAATCTCCCATATGAAGAAAGATTAAGGAAGTTGGATTTACCAACATTGACATACTGAAGATCCAGAGGAGATATGGTGGAGACCTACAGAATGATGAATAGTGTATATGTTAGCAATGTGTGTGGAGGTTTATTTGAGCAACAAACTGCAGCAGTCACACGAGGACATGATAAGAAGATATACAAGCAGTGGACAAGATTGAATGTCAGGAAATACACACTCTGCTATAGAGTACTAAGCAGATGGAATAGCTTCCCAGACACTATGGTTAATGCTAGGACAGTAATGGATTTTGAAAGTAAATTGGATAGAGTATGGAAGTAtcaaaaacaaaaatggaaCTATACAGCCATGATTGAAAATAACTAATATTAAAGCTGTGTTTTTAGTGACTCAGAGCTGGAGTCTTTGGCCTCTTCCAGAAAATTAACTATAAAACTATAAATTAGTTCTAGACCAGCTGAGATTGCCCTGTCAATATTGGTGATTGGTACACACAGTATGTACTGTATTGATATATACAGTACTGTGCCTCCATGCTTGCACATTGCCCGGTCAAACTCTATCAACTCTGTCTTTCAACATCTACCTTTTCCTTTTGCTGGAAGTTTTGCTGCATTCAACATGTTCCTAGAAAGGATGACCATTTTAATCCATGAATCTACTGTCTTATAGTTTTAATTTCTTGCCcatctaaagtttttttaatgtatCATCATCAGGAATATTATTGAACAtgtatcacttcacaatcttctatctgattgctaTTATGGCTTCCCTCAAAACTTTcatgagtcttggtcatcctcttttgctGTTCCCTAGATATACCCGAAGCTTTTGATACAGTTTGGTGCAAAGCTTCAATCTCCAAACTATCCTCCTATGCAGGgccatttcaagacatttgaaTGCCCCAAGCAAAATGGACATGGAggccctctcccctccctggcACACAACCCAGGACTACAGCAAAAATCCAAAGCCTTCCTATCCCACCCTGGCCACTGCCCAAAGCCTAGAAGCCTACAAGAACCACAGCAAAGACATGTTGTTTGAAGAGTTAGCTAgagcttttttgttgtttttggctTCTTGAAGGATAACTTTGTTTCATTCTTGTTTAAATTTACTGACTATAGATGTTGCGCACTTGGCTGTTTGCAGACTGTCAGGAACAAGCACAACAAGTGGGGGAGGGACCCCTGCATGAAGGGGATTCCGAGGTCAGTGTGTCGCTGCACTTTCCTTTCACTACAATTACCACCTAAAGGGGTTTACAGACAGTTTGTCATTGCATTTAATTCTTAACCAATTGCTGTGTGGGGGCCCCTGGCCAGCTCAGGACCCCAAATAATTGCAAGGTTTGCTTACCTTGTTGCAATGGGCCTGCTCctatggcttctatccttctctctgcagcttcatcttaagtttcctttctgaccattctattgctgctgtggttgaTGGTCAGTGTTCTTCATGTAAATCTGCaaaacagtggtgttcctcagagttctgtcttgtcacctgctctcctcctgttattcatcaatgatcttctaAACCTAACTTCTTGTCATATCCACTcgtatgctgatgatactatCATGtcacttttccatctcttttcataGATGACCAGCTTTTCAGATAGTAAATAGGTCACTCAGATAtgcctgatttctgatctttctaaaattatGATTGGAGCAAAGCAAACTTTGTATTTTTCACTgcttcaaaaattcaattccttcatctatcaactcaacacaaactTTGTATTTTTCagtgcttcaaaaactcaattccttcatctatcaactcaacacaactttTCAAACAACtatatccttttctttagtgccactcaactgtccccctcttctacattaaccatctgtctgtcctttacttataatcacaactagaaacttcatatctcattttTAGCTTAAATAGCTTCAATGAAATTAAGCATTCTTAGTCATCTCCATCCACAACTAATAAGTCTGTATAGAGTATGCTTCACATATACTGTTTTTGGGAGTTTCACTCATACCATTATTATAGACAATGTAATAAAGAGCTTTTCATCATATCAACTCCTCTCATCTGACTGattttcttcagcctctttcttagcACTGCAATGTTGTAAGTTTTGCTGGCTGCTACTGCTATCTCCATGCCAGCTGCTCTTCTGTTCATGCTAACTGCAAGCCTTTTTTCCTCCCAGAGCCTCActtcacaagactttcttcttcctctcacccctactctgtcctcctctctgatgcaaaagttaaccagtatcctcaattattcatctctttctctggtaaactctggaactccttgcctgctgctgtatttccaccttcctgtgaTTTTGGGTCaatcaagaggaaggtttcaagacatttatccaatATATTTGGACAACTTTTTTGAGCCTGTTCAGAGATTgacacctcagtgggccttttataaaacaagttttatttgtttatttatttatatttatttttaatatttatttatttatttatttatttatttatttattttatttgtttatttattcattttattattttttttatttatttattttttttttttgctggataATGCAActtaataatgtaaagaaatacAATGTGAGCCATGAGAGAGGACTAGAATCCAAATGACAACCTATTATGCCCGGCCCTATGGGCATGTCAAGATCTTGGCAACCACTCCCACTGCAGTGCCATTCCGTTTCATGATATGGTTAACTTTGCATTATAAATGACAAAAATTTGATGACTTGTTATAATAACTTGGTATGAACAGATCACAATTCCTCTACCCAGTAGCATAACTGGTGTACAATATTGTTGTATATTATTAATACATAGTATAGCTCATTAGACTAGCAGTTTAGACCAAGCTTCTTTTCTAGAGACAGTTACACAATCCCCACTCAGACTTACATAGATGTATTATACCATTACTATATTGCATATTATATTAATGTCAATCTTTACTGCTTGTCACCAATGTAATGTTCCCCAAAGCCTTTTCATAGAAACACAAAATCTGAAGGTAGGATGATTTACGATGAGAGTTGTTCAAACCCTGACTGATATCTTAGACTTTAGGACCAAAATGCCCCTCTCACACGTCACCACCAGAGGGTGTCATAGTCTGCAAAGGAGCCATTTATAGCAGGCTAATAGGGTTTTCCAGGTAGACATCTGGCACTAGCCACTGGCCATCACTTGCAATGGCTGCCACACACTGTGAGCATTGTTTCAAATGGGAACTTTATACAAAGCCACTGAGTGATGTCATAATCAGCGATAATTTATTGTTTCAGTGTTAAGCCAGATTTGTGATAGAGGATGAAAGATAGTGGAGAGGGTCAACACAGATCTAATTTGTGAAGTATAAAAATGCCCAGCAGTTTAATTGTTATCCATCTACTGAAACTTACAGCAATAAGACTGAAAGAAGAATGGCTAAGGCTGAGAAGCTTCCTTTGTAAAAGTTTCCTCAAACAAAAGTaatgagttctctctctctctctctctctctctctctctctctctctctctctctctctctctctctctctctctctctctctctctctctctctctctctcaattacttTTCTATGGtcatcttattctcttcttttcctgtagtATTCTTTCACGCCATCCTTAGCCAACCCACGGCCctcaacttttctttatttcctccacaGCAATGTTGAACTCAGCCTTTTCACAAGCAGAGAAATGCACTCTTTCTTTGCTGCCAATGAGGAAGAAGTGAGTTATTAACGTTGTTGTCTTCATTGTTGTAATTGTTTGGAGGAAAGTTATGAATGACTAAGCAAAATAAGGGAAATATGGACTTGATTtggggaatggaagaatgtgagGAAGACGAATGGTGAGTTGAATATTGGATGGGgacagggaaaaaagggaaagttttTATGCAATTGTTCCAGTTCTACTCTCAGACATTTTCAGACACCCACCTTGCGcttccatttattctttcttacccTAGAAGTCTCGattcttttcatgatttttctgTCGATATGCCCGTACCGACGAAAATTCCTTCCGGCTAGCACACTCCCGATAAAAACGTACCTTATCAGTTGTCAAATGCAGATGCCATTTAATATTTAACGATTTGGTTCATGTAATTTCTATATAATATCTCAAGTTATTATTCTTGCGCGATATGCGAAAATATCCATTGAAAAATATGGCATTGTCCGATATAAGTCGTGAAAGATTTGATTGCTAGCTATAAGCgaggcaaaagaaaataagtacagATGTACACCACATCAGATATCACCATGAACTATCTAGAATCTTTGGGTGTTGGGATTCGCAGCGGTTGACTGACTATAGTCACTCTCCTCCCAGCACTTGATATCGAACAAAGCTCAAACGAGGTGGAGAAGTTATACTTCAGTCGATTCTcgaaatattgataataatggcCCGTTATTGGACAATAATCGTCTTGCTGGCGAGTATATTCATTGTTGCTGAAGTTGACTCTAAAGAATCTAAAGGTAAGTCTGTTTTGAAGTAATGGACTAGGTTAATAGTTATGGATGGAGTTGGTATGGCAGAAGTGAGTCACGCAAgagttattgttactgtttcaGGTAATGGAGCTAGAAATTAAAGTTATTTCGTTGAACAGCAGCAGAATATTCACATAAATTGCGTGGAAGGGCCATGGGTTGCGTTGTCCGTCAGGATGACGCAACTTGCCACATGTTCCATTAGACAAACGTTCGAGGCGATTAGTTAAAGCTAGGTTAGGTCAATTCGTTGTTTTGCCTTGAGTGAAGCGAATACATTGCTATAGATAATTGAAAGCACTGAATATAGTCGAAAATGATACTGAAGAACAACGATTACatagaagttaaaaaaaaaaaagataataataataatcagccTATGCCTGAAGATTAAGAATTTGAGACAGGATTTTTCCTCGCTGCTCTCACACTTCCACTTCTCACTCACAACACAAGACTGGCATTTATCGTCTTGAAAACCCATACAACCATTGCATGCTTCCACGGAGGCAGGGTTTctgattatatttttcattgttcaGATACAGTGGTGTAACATTTGCTTCGTTCATGTCACATATCTGTTCCACTTCTTCCATTCATCCTTGTCACTTTGCTTGTCGCTTTACAAACACAGTGCTTAGGTAAATATTTCGCTTCGACATTGATAGTGTTCAAGATTTGTCCTCCCTCAgaactagctctctctctctctctctctctctctctctctctctctctctctctctctctctctctcagctgttcATTACATTTTCTAATAAGAGGACTACGTAATCCATTATAATGAACTTAAAAGCCGCGATAAATTGTTTCAGTCTCCGTCGTGTGCTTGATAATTGTTTAGGTTTCATGCTTCTAGagctttctcgttttcttttacgaGTATAAGCAAGATTTCATTCTTATCACTTGTCCCAGATTTATCTCGTGTGCTTGAGAAGTGTACGTTCAGCCAATTCCtattggtcttgttcagtcgatttgcgactatTTACGTTGTGACTTCACggaaaaggtttgaaaatgtggtgttgatgtagagaagattttggagttggtgagggaaaaagagcacatctgggaccctaaaaGTTAATCCTACAGCAGAAAAAGGCTTACGCAAATTGGCGTTCGATGAGATAGCAGCCACTCTCCGATGaatgcttcctttcctctatgcagggtgttgttggaagtGAGGagtgaatacttgtgatgattcgatttgatcgcaatcgtcatcgtcGCCAGAGGAATacatcttgttgggtagctgtttatttatattcacttcccgccaaccagccgatacttttagcaacttgcaatttcagtcgcatattgacacgtgaaCTCGCCTTGACAGTCTTTTCAGAAAGCTTTGTCGCATTATTATTTCGTAAATACTTATCTtgcaccatatatatatatatatatatatatatatatatatatatatatatatatatatatatatatatataattttttttttacacacacacacacacacacacacacagccacacttcAGTTGccccccaccccacacactCTTGGGCCGTCATTATGCAATTGCATCAAAATGAGACACTGTATTGAGAcctttagtttgtttttcattttcactttatttatgaGATGTTTATgattcagggagagagagagagagagagagagagagagagagagagagagtgttttaagAAGTTATACGTATTTTGGTTGATAATCGTCAATTCCTTATACTTTAACCAATACGTTTTTGCTGCCCAACGCATAGGCTACTTTAGGTGACCGCTCATATCTTGTCCAGTACGTATGAGtcggaaatttctctctctctctctctctctctctctctctctctctctctctctctctctctctctctctctccataccaccatcac from Portunus trituberculatus isolate SZX2019 chromosome 47, ASM1759143v1, whole genome shotgun sequence carries:
- the LOC123520587 gene encoding uncharacterized protein LOC123520587 isoform X3, giving the protein MDIGRLLGDMKWRKEDKLMPGVKFGIKYKSATRHRNEVHGRQPLADINTNQISRATGGGDNVTGQEQNEEGEQQETRRRKKRQRLEIPGLLHPDDLTPSRQRTNSYVGNTATKRRGKQQDKQQHTGEAGEPTQHYLVSLVRNCHRQLYGDPNKCSGQMQGEGDSTSQLPPSASSSRQQLVIPSYSMDNYSLVQDATLYGPTVEENAPSIAPEKSMWQGMEWNGNGGRSDVIGQQGMWRRAAPVEGSIKLLNGVSDCEAKVNSSGSHGDRVAGERVWQWLTQDGDGARDKTCKLESRPVAENSNGFGLWRGWESPGNHDLPHQNPHSYHQATAAHHHMKTSSQHRYHQLFLRMQE
- the LOC123520587 gene encoding uncharacterized protein LOC123520587 isoform X1, whose amino-acid sequence is MTVVPSAGVEMDIGRLLGDMKWRKEDKLMPGVKFGIKYKSATRHRNEVHGRQPLADINTNQISRATGGGDNVTGQEQNEEGEQQETRRRKKRQRLEIPGLLHPDDLTPSRQRTNSYVGNTATKRRGKQQDKQQHTGEAGEPTQHYLVSLVRNCHRQLYGDPNKCSGQMQGEGDSTSQLPPSASSSRQQLVIPSYSMDNYSLVQDATLYGPTVEENAPSIAPEKSMWQGMEWNGNGGRSDVIGQQGMWRRAAPVEGSIKLLNGVSDCEAKVNSSGSHGDRVAGERVWQWLTQDGDGARDKTCKLESRPVAENSNGFGLWRGWESPGNHDLPHQNPHSYHQATAAHHHMKTSSQHRYHQLFLRMQE
- the LOC123520587 gene encoding uncharacterized protein LOC123520587 isoform X2, with protein sequence MTVVPSAGVEMDIGRLLGDMKWRKEDKLMPGVKFGIKYKSATRHRNEVHGRQPLADINTNQISRATGGGDNVTGQEQNEEGEQQETRRRKKRQRLEIPGLLHPDDLTPSRQRTNSYVGNTATKRRGKQQDKQQHTGEAGEPTQHYLVSLVRNCHRQLYGDPNKCSGQMQGEGDSTSQLPPSASSSRQLVIPSYSMDNYSLVQDATLYGPTVEENAPSIAPEKSMWQGMEWNGNGGRSDVIGQQGMWRRAAPVEGSIKLLNGVSDCEAKVNSSGSHGDRVAGERVWQWLTQDGDGARDKTCKLESRPVAENSNGFGLWRGWESPGNHDLPHQNPHSYHQATAAHHHMKTSSQHRYHQLFLRMQE
- the LOC123520587 gene encoding uncharacterized protein LOC123520587 isoform X4 translates to MTVVPSAGVEMDIGRLLGDMKWRKEDKLMPGVKFGIKYKSATRHRNEVHGRQPLADINTNQISRATGGGDNVTGQEQNEEGEQQETRRRKKRQRLEIPGLLHPDDLTPSRQRTNSYVGNTATKRRGKQQDKQQHTGEAGEPTQHYLVSLVRNCHRQLYGDPNKCSGQMQGEGDSTSQLPPSASSSRQQLVIPSYSMDNYSLVQDATLYGPTVEENAPSIAPEKSMWQGMEWNGNGGRSDVIGQQGMWRRAAPVEGSIKLLNGVSDCEAGERVWQWLTQDGDGARDKTCKLESRPVAENSNGFGLWRGWESPGNHDLPHQNPHSYHQATAAHHHMKTSSQHRYHQLFLRMQE